In the genome of Paenibacillus sp. FSL R5-0766, one region contains:
- a CDS encoding TetR/AcrR family transcriptional regulator: MNKKQLQTEQTKKKLADASKALFVQKGYKATSIEDIVAATGSSKGNIYYHFKSKEGLFLYLIDEWDREWEASWATKEHLYRTSTEKIYGLAEQLVLDDMNHPLTKAADEFFTGEKKENDIEERISLMFERHIQFNKQMIEQGIESGEFKADNVDHLALILESTIIGLSQMSRRMEPDQALALYRQAASVFLHGIAKDKA; the protein is encoded by the coding sequence ATGAATAAAAAGCAACTTCAAACTGAGCAGACCAAGAAAAAACTTGCGGATGCTTCCAAAGCCCTTTTTGTACAAAAAGGTTATAAAGCAACGTCCATTGAGGATATTGTAGCTGCGACGGGCAGCAGCAAAGGCAATATATATTACCATTTTAAAAGTAAGGAAGGTCTATTCCTCTATCTAATTGATGAGTGGGATCGGGAGTGGGAAGCGAGTTGGGCGACCAAAGAACATCTCTATCGCACCTCCACTGAGAAGATTTATGGTTTGGCGGAACAATTAGTTCTGGACGATATGAATCATCCGCTGACGAAGGCTGCTGATGAGTTCTTCACAGGGGAAAAGAAAGAAAATGATATTGAGGAACGGATATCCTTAATGTTTGAGCGGCATATTCAATTTAATAAACAAATGATAGAGCAAGGCATTGAGAGCGGTGAGTTCAAAGCAGACAATGTAGATCATCTCGCACTGATATTGGAAAGTACCATTATTGGTCTTAGTCAGATGTCACGGAGGATGGAGCCTGATCAGGCTCTTGCGTTATACCGACAGGCTGCCAGTGTATTCTTGCATGGGATTGCAAAAGATAAAGCTTAA
- a CDS encoding trypsin-like peptidase domain-containing protein: MSKRTWSTIISSAIIIGAGAGGVLWIHQHSADELEVGPRLAVVTAKEIETPKAKSASKTTVKKTRKQIIEESQKKVVTIESSSGLGSGFLYNDQGDVVTNAHVVEGSKEVTIRTLNHEEYKGTVIGIGEETDVAVIRVPDLKELKPLPIAKSKAEVGDEILALGSPLGFENTVTTGIISGVERSFEISPYIYTNMYQISAPITNGNSGGPLINAETGEVLGINSTGVKQEAGLGFSIPITSVLKQVQAWSNHSSNTKAVQMVGEGTSRISASSLEAEALVTDFYSYLNLSDYVESYALLGSDWQGGTTYAKFREGYLNTGYVTIGEVASSDKGNDEIEVTAVISADERRDGEYVTAKYKVTYQIGYENGQLKILHGQGKKMK, encoded by the coding sequence ATGTCTAAAAGAACATGGAGTACAATCATATCCAGTGCAATCATTATCGGGGCTGGGGCAGGAGGCGTGTTATGGATACATCAGCATTCGGCTGATGAGCTGGAGGTTGGTCCCAGACTGGCTGTTGTTACTGCAAAAGAGATTGAAACCCCGAAGGCGAAGTCTGCCTCCAAGACAACCGTGAAGAAAACGCGTAAACAGATTATTGAAGAGAGTCAGAAAAAAGTGGTTACGATTGAGAGTAGCAGTGGATTGGGCTCCGGTTTTCTTTACAATGATCAGGGAGATGTTGTGACTAACGCGCATGTGGTGGAAGGATCAAAGGAAGTGACCATCCGTACGTTGAATCATGAGGAATATAAAGGTACCGTTATCGGGATTGGGGAAGAAACAGACGTTGCTGTCATAAGGGTACCTGATTTGAAAGAATTGAAGCCGTTGCCCATTGCGAAGTCTAAAGCGGAGGTTGGAGATGAGATCCTGGCACTGGGTAGCCCGTTAGGCTTCGAAAACACGGTAACAACGGGAATCATAAGCGGTGTCGAACGCAGTTTTGAGATTTCGCCGTACATCTATACGAATATGTACCAAATCTCGGCCCCCATCACCAACGGTAATAGCGGTGGTCCATTGATCAATGCAGAGACGGGTGAAGTGCTTGGCATTAATTCAACAGGGGTGAAACAGGAAGCCGGACTCGGATTCAGTATCCCGATTACCAGTGTACTGAAGCAGGTGCAGGCATGGTCCAACCATTCGTCCAACACAAAAGCTGTCCAAATGGTTGGTGAAGGTACTTCGAGAATATCTGCTTCTTCCTTGGAAGCTGAGGCATTGGTTACTGACTTCTATAGCTATCTGAACCTGAGTGACTACGTCGAATCCTATGCATTACTCGGAAGTGACTGGCAAGGCGGCACAACTTATGCCAAGTTCCGTGAGGGGTATCTCAACACCGGTTATGTGACGATCGGGGAGGTCGCGTCTTCTGACAAGGGTAATGATGAGATAGAAGTCACTGCTGTCATTTCAGCGGATGAACGTAGGGATGGTGAATATGTAACGGCGAAGTACAAGGTTACGTATCAGATTGGTTACGAGAATGGTCAACTGAAAATATTACATGGTCAGGGTAAAAAGATGAAATGA
- a CDS encoding S-layer homology domain-containing protein, with protein sequence MKSLFALPLAGLLFLLWGAQSAHAEQVDSLLPERSQQEIIQKWNQWMNGNDTSPLYTEIPSTSAPYSAGVISDAYLEQGLNAANFYRFITGLQGDLVLDPTLNRQAQHGAVVVSTGGYLSHYPEQPGDMPKDFFDTGSKSASSSNLYVTSSAKSNVLTKSIQAYMNDSDASNIDRLGHRRWILSPQLQRIGFGLATRSEAGKTYDQYYSAMQVFDKSRTGGTSFNYSLFPNQGAFPIEAFGSTQAWSVQLNTDVFAKPSLSEVQVEMTRTSDQRTWTFNAKNQNSGFPTGYYNVDPADKQWFNQAYFNVETGGYGYGYAIIFRPDDVQLLKNGDTFNIRITGLQKKNGTAAEISYSTRFFHVDGVQDATLTRITPGQQNLNVRAGEQIDLPSITAVNDNGTSYVPQSNVSFTTTSDRIAIKDGKIIGLQAGKAEIRIRFEGKEVVVSVTVTGIPQLTDIRTHWAKDAIQWAVQQEMVSGYEDGTFKPNNQVSEAEFLSMLFKLYANSDVIQSIDAAEGQAIQGNIWSDRYYTYASALNLKLDASKQNPKLRNHALNRTEVAVIVAGLGGKNYTQDEDAIRYLLNMGYSSGKTAATVQGYAGQESLTRAEAVVFLQNLKEKGFELWSRPKNATEATENEKNGGLPDQTMKAVYSADHTLVLQGTFPAYANQTMPIKIHGPSPAVEHIQTQQVTTDAYGNFELTVSNLDAKELNLYVDVREDYAYWISVEAGRTAISDYTE encoded by the coding sequence ATGAAATCACTGTTCGCTCTGCCCTTGGCAGGCCTGCTGTTTCTGTTATGGGGTGCTCAATCTGCACATGCGGAACAGGTCGACAGTTTGTTGCCTGAGCGAAGTCAGCAGGAGATCATTCAAAAGTGGAATCAGTGGATGAATGGCAATGATACATCTCCCCTGTATACAGAGATACCTTCGACAAGTGCTCCCTACTCTGCTGGTGTGATAAGTGACGCCTATCTGGAACAAGGGCTGAACGCAGCCAACTTTTATCGTTTTATCACGGGGCTACAGGGCGATCTTGTCCTTGATCCTACCTTGAATCGTCAAGCCCAGCATGGGGCTGTTGTGGTCTCCACGGGTGGATACCTGTCCCATTATCCAGAGCAGCCAGGAGATATGCCAAAGGATTTCTTTGACACCGGTTCAAAGTCTGCCAGCAGCTCCAATCTGTACGTTACCAGCAGTGCCAAGAGTAACGTTCTGACAAAAAGCATACAGGCCTACATGAATGATTCAGACGCCTCCAATATTGATCGACTCGGTCATCGGCGCTGGATTTTGAGTCCACAACTGCAACGAATCGGATTTGGACTCGCCACTCGTAGTGAAGCAGGCAAGACATATGATCAGTACTATAGTGCCATGCAGGTATTTGATAAAAGCAGAACTGGTGGAACTTCGTTCAACTACAGCCTGTTCCCGAATCAGGGCGCATTTCCAATCGAAGCCTTTGGCAGTACACAGGCCTGGTCTGTTCAACTGAATACAGATGTATTCGCGAAACCATCACTATCTGAGGTACAGGTCGAGATGACTCGGACTTCCGATCAACGTACGTGGACCTTTAATGCCAAGAATCAGAATAGTGGCTTTCCAACCGGTTATTACAACGTGGACCCTGCGGATAAACAATGGTTTAATCAAGCCTATTTCAATGTAGAGACAGGTGGATATGGATATGGCTACGCCATCATCTTCCGTCCGGACGATGTGCAATTGTTAAAGAACGGCGATACGTTCAACATTCGAATTACAGGTCTGCAAAAGAAAAATGGTACAGCAGCGGAGATCTCATACTCCACACGTTTCTTCCATGTTGACGGTGTTCAAGATGCCACTCTTACCCGTATAACGCCAGGACAACAAAACCTGAACGTCCGAGCAGGAGAACAGATTGATCTACCTTCAATCACTGCAGTGAATGATAACGGAACATCCTATGTTCCACAATCTAACGTTTCCTTCACCACGACGTCAGATCGCATTGCCATCAAGGATGGAAAAATCATTGGACTTCAGGCTGGTAAAGCCGAAATTCGGATTCGTTTTGAAGGGAAAGAAGTGGTTGTCTCTGTTACGGTCACGGGAATCCCCCAATTAACTGATATCCGTACACATTGGGCGAAAGATGCCATTCAATGGGCCGTTCAACAGGAGATGGTCAGTGGATACGAGGATGGAACGTTCAAACCCAACAATCAGGTGAGTGAAGCCGAATTCCTCTCCATGTTGTTTAAGCTGTATGCGAATTCCGATGTCATTCAGAGCATTGATGCTGCAGAGGGACAAGCTATCCAAGGAAACATCTGGAGTGATCGTTATTATACCTATGCTTCCGCGTTGAATCTGAAACTGGATGCCAGCAAACAAAATCCGAAGCTGCGCAATCATGCCTTGAACCGAACAGAAGTAGCCGTAATCGTGGCGGGGCTTGGCGGTAAAAATTATACCCAGGATGAAGATGCCATCCGGTATCTGCTGAACATGGGATACTCTTCCGGCAAAACTGCAGCTACGGTGCAAGGTTATGCGGGACAAGAATCCTTGACCCGGGCTGAGGCTGTTGTTTTTCTCCAGAACCTGAAGGAAAAAGGCTTCGAACTATGGAGCAGACCGAAGAATGCCACTGAAGCTACCGAGAATGAAAAGAACGGTGGACTACCGGATCAGACCATGAAAGCAGTATATTCTGCCGATCACACGCTGGTCCTTCAAGGTACGTTCCCGGCGTATGCCAACCAGACAATGCCGATTAAAATTCATGGTCCTTCGCCTGCTGTAGAGCATATCCAAACGCAGCAGGTTACAACAGATGCTTATGGCAATTTCGAATTAACGGTAAGTAACCTTGATGCGAAGGAACTTAACCTCTATGTGGACGTACGCGAAGACTATGCCTACTGGATCAGTGTAGAAGCGGGGCGTACTGCGATAAGTGATTATACCGAGTAA
- a CDS encoding penicillin-binding transpeptidase domain-containing protein codes for MKSKRKLMYGLLPILFAGGIGMYLYMQNNKEAEAKPQTTVNQYIEHLQKKEFDQLYTLMTSTSLQESGMNKEQFVEKYNAIYSGMEVSTIKAEVKPVDVAETASDRSKTDAEKQNPDTYEVDYNLQLTTFLGEVSETHTLKLVRHELEDGGKNWQINWQPSLILNDMVKGSKVRVRTLFPDRGDIVDRDGLPLATKGTMNEWGIVPEKLGDNPDQMITRIASHYQVSEDAIQKALAQTWVKPEYFVPIGSTEEFDVPESLSGVTMQSKEIRYYPLGEAAAHLIGYVRKATKEDLDKDTEGYYRAEDWIGKAGLEQSMEKQLRGERGGLIEITDESGNSLSELIRKDAVDGQNVQLTISSKQQKKLYQTLSSGGDAGAMVLMNPTDGNLLALVSAPSYNPNKMVTGLTQAEWDAYSANEKLPFINRVTTRYAPGSTFKAITAAAGLMEKVTTADKTHDISGLQWRKDDSWGGYYVKRVKSLSPVNMIDALVYSDNIYFAMEAIEMGSAKFIDGIQKFGFGDNFGLDELYLKPSQYANEANLNLSSEVLLADTSYGQGEMLMSPIHLASSFTPFINEGKLVKPVLIEGKESTAPEVIITPEAANTVKDALGEVVSRQGGTAHTLNSIPGGLAGKTGTAELKAKKGEKGQENGFFVVFDTDSPTFLLSAVIEEVNGRGGSHYVVDKLKPFLEKLEITQ; via the coding sequence ATGAAATCCAAACGTAAATTAATGTACGGACTGCTGCCCATCTTGTTTGCAGGTGGAATCGGAATGTATCTATACATGCAGAATAACAAAGAAGCAGAGGCCAAACCCCAGACTACCGTGAATCAGTACATAGAGCATCTGCAAAAAAAAGAATTTGACCAGTTGTACACCTTGATGACATCTACTTCGCTGCAAGAGTCGGGCATGAACAAGGAACAATTTGTTGAGAAATACAATGCGATCTATTCGGGTATGGAAGTATCCACCATCAAGGCGGAGGTTAAACCTGTGGATGTTGCCGAAACGGCTTCCGATCGCAGTAAGACCGATGCAGAGAAACAAAACCCGGATACGTATGAGGTGGATTATAATCTGCAACTGACAACTTTTTTGGGAGAAGTCAGTGAGACGCATACATTGAAACTGGTCCGGCACGAGCTTGAGGACGGGGGTAAAAACTGGCAAATTAACTGGCAGCCTTCGCTGATCCTGAATGACATGGTTAAGGGCAGTAAGGTACGAGTGAGGACACTGTTCCCGGATCGTGGAGACATTGTGGATCGTGATGGTTTGCCGCTCGCTACCAAGGGTACGATGAATGAATGGGGCATTGTACCTGAGAAACTTGGTGATAACCCGGACCAGATGATTACCCGAATCGCGAGCCATTATCAGGTTTCGGAAGATGCCATTCAGAAGGCGCTTGCGCAGACATGGGTGAAGCCGGAGTATTTTGTCCCGATTGGTTCAACGGAGGAGTTTGACGTACCAGAATCTTTAAGCGGGGTTACAATGCAAAGCAAGGAAATCCGCTATTATCCACTCGGCGAGGCGGCTGCGCACCTGATTGGTTACGTGCGCAAGGCCACCAAGGAAGATCTGGATAAGGATACGGAAGGGTATTATCGCGCCGAGGATTGGATTGGGAAAGCAGGTTTGGAGCAGTCCATGGAGAAGCAACTGCGCGGTGAGCGTGGCGGTCTGATTGAAATCACCGATGAATCCGGTAACTCGCTTTCTGAGCTTATTCGCAAGGATGCTGTAGATGGACAGAATGTTCAGCTGACGATTAGCTCCAAGCAGCAAAAGAAATTATATCAGACATTATCCAGCGGAGGAGACGCGGGTGCGATGGTTCTGATGAATCCGACGGACGGCAACCTGCTGGCGTTGGTCAGTGCGCCTTCCTATAACCCGAACAAGATGGTTACAGGACTTACTCAGGCAGAATGGGATGCTTATTCGGCGAATGAGAAGCTTCCTTTTATCAACAGAGTCACTACCCGGTATGCACCAGGATCAACCTTCAAAGCCATTACAGCCGCAGCAGGACTGATGGAGAAGGTGACCACAGCGGACAAAACCCATGATATCTCTGGCTTGCAATGGCGCAAAGATGATAGCTGGGGCGGTTATTATGTTAAGCGTGTGAAGAGTTTATCCCCCGTTAACATGATCGACGCACTAGTATACTCTGACAATATTTACTTTGCCATGGAAGCGATCGAGATGGGCAGCGCCAAGTTTATTGATGGGATCCAGAAATTTGGTTTTGGCGATAACTTTGGACTGGATGAATTGTATCTGAAGCCGAGCCAATATGCCAACGAAGCGAATCTGAATCTGTCGTCTGAGGTGTTGCTCGCGGATACGTCCTACGGGCAAGGGGAGATGTTGATGTCCCCGATTCATCTGGCATCGTCATTTACACCTTTTATTAATGAAGGGAAGCTGGTGAAACCTGTTCTGATCGAGGGAAAAGAAAGCACTGCCCCTGAGGTAATCATTACTCCGGAAGCCGCAAATACGGTTAAGGATGCGCTGGGAGAAGTTGTTTCACGGCAGGGAGGCACCGCTCACACCTTGAATTCAATACCTGGAGGACTCGCGGGCAAAACGGGAACAGCGGAGCTGAAAGCAAAGAAGGGAGAGAAGGGGCAGGAAAACGGATTTTTCGTAGTATTTGATACTGACTCTCCGACCTTCCTGTTATCCGCTGTAATTGAAGAGGTGAACGGCCGGGGCGGAAGCCACTATGTCGTGGATAAATTAAAGCCTTTTTTGGAAAAGTTAGAGATTACGCAGTAA
- a CDS encoding MFS transporter, with translation MALLTRNRGALLLLMFNIFLVFTGIGLVVPIMPAYMDLLHITGFTVGLLVAAFSFTQFLFSPLAGRWSDTWGRKKIIVGGMLIFAVSEFMFGAVNAPVLLFAARMLGGIGAAMIFPAVMAYTADITTEEERGKGMGLINAAITTGFIIGPGIGGYIADFGIRIPFYAAGVAGLLAAIITLIILPESARSTGEQSKPVAGAAKVKAPGMVSQLLNSYREPYFFSLIIVFVMAFGLANYETVFSLFVDHKFGFTTKDIAFIITFGSIAGAVVQVSLIGWLLNRFGEKMVISVCLLFVAVFVLLTLFVHTYWLILVVTFIVFLGMDILRPAISTQMSKLAQEQQGFVAGLNSAYTSLGNIAGPIVAGALFDVNINYPYVSAAAVLAICFLLSLRVLRGGKSVKQPKDEM, from the coding sequence ATGGCATTACTAACACGGAACAGGGGCGCACTGCTGCTGTTAATGTTTAATATTTTTCTTGTTTTTACTGGTATTGGTCTGGTTGTGCCGATCATGCCTGCGTATATGGATCTACTGCATATCACCGGATTCACGGTTGGATTGCTGGTAGCGGCATTTTCCTTCACCCAGTTTCTGTTCTCCCCGCTTGCGGGTCGTTGGTCGGATACATGGGGACGTAAAAAAATTATCGTTGGCGGCATGCTGATCTTTGCCGTATCGGAGTTTATGTTTGGTGCGGTCAATGCACCGGTCTTGCTCTTCGCAGCCCGCATGTTAGGCGGTATTGGTGCAGCGATGATCTTCCCGGCGGTTATGGCTTACACCGCAGATATTACAACAGAGGAAGAACGCGGCAAAGGTATGGGATTGATTAATGCAGCGATTACAACCGGCTTTATCATCGGCCCGGGAATTGGTGGATACATCGCAGACTTTGGCATTCGAATTCCGTTCTACGCCGCAGGGGTTGCCGGTTTGCTGGCAGCGATCATTACCTTGATTATTTTGCCGGAATCTGCACGAAGCACAGGAGAACAAAGTAAACCTGTCGCTGGCGCAGCGAAGGTCAAAGCTCCGGGTATGGTATCCCAATTGCTGAATTCATACCGTGAACCATACTTTTTCAGCTTGATCATCGTGTTTGTTATGGCATTTGGTCTCGCGAACTACGAGACGGTATTTTCACTGTTTGTGGATCACAAGTTTGGCTTCACGACCAAAGACATTGCATTTATCATTACATTTGGCTCCATCGCGGGTGCGGTTGTGCAAGTATCCCTGATCGGTTGGTTGCTCAATCGGTTTGGTGAAAAGATGGTCATTTCGGTCTGTCTGTTATTTGTAGCTGTATTTGTACTGTTGACCTTGTTTGTGCATACGTATTGGCTCATTCTTGTCGTAACGTTTATCGTCTTTCTGGGTATGGATATTTTACGTCCGGCGATCAGTACACAGATGTCCAAACTGGCACAAGAACAACAGGGCTTTGTGGCCGGACTGAATTCGGCGTATACCAGTTTGGGGAATATCGCAGGTCCGATCGTAGCTGGAGCACTGTTCGATGTGAATATTAACTATCCTTATGTTTCGGCAGCAGCCGTTTTGGCGATCTGTTTCCTGTTATCCTTACGGGTACTCAGAGGGGGCAAATCGGTGAAACAACCGAAGGATGAAATGTAA
- a CDS encoding class I SAM-dependent methyltransferase, whose product MKNKIDYADFYERIGRANGWNFSSMNVVSEKIGWNFYEEVVRHTRPSDLLLDIGTGGGESILSIAEEALFLVGIDLAQGMIETAQHNLQATGGHSNVRFLHMDAEKLDFPDCFFNVVSSRHSGFSASEVFRVLAQGGIFLTQQVSEHDKSNLSEAFGRGQSLGIQPGTLMERYKHELQKAGFHDIQVREYNVVEHYATPEDLMFLLTHAPIIPDFGKVETDFEQFQQFVKENHDEKGIRTNSARFMITARK is encoded by the coding sequence ATGAAAAACAAAATAGATTATGCTGACTTTTATGAACGCATAGGCCGGGCGAATGGCTGGAACTTCAGCTCCATGAACGTGGTCTCGGAGAAAATCGGATGGAACTTCTATGAGGAAGTTGTTCGCCATACACGACCGTCCGATCTGTTGCTGGATATTGGGACGGGTGGTGGAGAATCCATTCTGTCCATTGCGGAAGAAGCTTTATTCCTAGTGGGAATTGATCTCGCTCAAGGAATGATTGAGACCGCACAGCATAATCTTCAGGCTACGGGCGGTCATTCCAATGTACGCTTTCTTCATATGGACGCAGAAAAACTGGATTTTCCAGATTGCTTCTTTAATGTGGTATCTTCCAGACACTCCGGGTTCTCTGCTTCAGAAGTATTTAGGGTTCTTGCTCAGGGTGGGATATTTCTAACCCAGCAGGTCAGCGAACATGATAAATCCAACCTTTCAGAAGCTTTTGGCCGTGGACAGAGCCTTGGCATTCAACCTGGCACATTGATGGAACGATACAAGCATGAACTTCAAAAAGCAGGTTTCCATGACATTCAAGTCCGTGAATATAATGTGGTGGAGCATTACGCTACACCCGAAGATTTGATGTTTCTCCTAACCCATGCACCCATCATTCCTGATTTCGGAAAGGTAGAAACTGACTTCGAACAATTCCAGCAGTTTGTGAAAGAAAATCACGATGAGAAGGGCATTCGTACCAACTCTGCACGCTTCATGATTACTGCAAGGAAATAA
- a CDS encoding CBS domain-containing protein, translating into MEISYFLLPKAEVAYIKSTASMKDAIEQLESQHYTAIPVIDQDGKYVATLSEGDLLWKMRNTPGLTFDTMDQVQVHEINNRVYNECVFIEAEMEDMLTLAADQNFVPVVDVDRVFLGIIRRKDIIEYYTRNISD; encoded by the coding sequence ATGGAAATCAGCTATTTTTTACTCCCCAAAGCCGAAGTGGCCTATATCAAGTCTACCGCTTCCATGAAAGATGCTATTGAGCAATTGGAATCGCAACACTACACCGCCATTCCCGTGATTGACCAGGATGGAAAATATGTTGCTACCCTGTCCGAAGGCGATTTGTTATGGAAAATGCGAAATACACCCGGATTGACTTTTGATACGATGGATCAGGTTCAGGTCCATGAGATTAACAATCGGGTATATAATGAATGTGTATTCATTGAGGCTGAAATGGAGGATATGCTGACACTTGCAGCAGACCAAAATTTTGTGCCCGTGGTGGATGTCGATCGTGTCTTCCTCGGTATTATCCGTCGTAAGGATATTATTGAATACTATACGCGTAACATTTCGGATTAG
- a CDS encoding IS110 family transposase, giving the protein MKQKQNQRITRITEETLVIGADIAKKIHVARAVDFRGIELGKDCVFHNDQEGLTKLVTWMKELQEVHLKTDIVFGIEPTGHYWFPLAAFLEARDIKIVIVNPHHVNKSKELEDNSPTKSDYKDAKVIADLIRNGKYSEPKLPAMEYAELRILMNFREKVMVSLNQVKARVHNWFDRYFPEYLSVFKDWEGKTSLMTMRQFPTPEEIVSTGARGVLAHWKTEVKRGVGIKRAEKLFATAGISIGLTEGLRAARLELLSLLDQYELFSKQVETTMKQVMDILSEIPGTTQMLNIPGVGAVTVAGFLAEVGDLSHYDHGQQIIRLAGLNLKENSSGKRKGKTGITKRGRSRLRALLFRCVMPMVAKNEEFKALHKYFTTRSQNPLKKKQSLIALCGKLIRVLHTLGTKEIEYNANEVLGPVRQAQLQQIAA; this is encoded by the coding sequence ATGAAACAGAAACAGAATCAACGGATTACGCGAATTACGGAAGAAACGCTAGTCATTGGAGCAGACATTGCTAAAAAGATTCACGTAGCTAGAGCGGTAGATTTCCGTGGCATTGAATTAGGAAAAGACTGCGTGTTCCACAACGATCAGGAAGGGTTAACGAAGCTAGTAACATGGATGAAAGAACTTCAGGAGGTTCATCTGAAAACGGACATTGTTTTCGGAATCGAGCCTACCGGGCACTACTGGTTTCCGCTAGCCGCTTTTCTGGAAGCTCGAGATATCAAGATCGTCATTGTGAACCCGCATCACGTAAACAAGAGCAAGGAACTTGAGGATAACTCGCCGACGAAGAGTGACTATAAGGATGCCAAAGTCATTGCAGATCTCATTCGAAACGGGAAGTACTCGGAGCCCAAATTGCCGGCAATGGAATATGCCGAACTACGCATCCTCATGAATTTCCGTGAGAAGGTTATGGTGAGTTTAAACCAAGTCAAGGCACGTGTGCATAATTGGTTCGACCGCTATTTTCCAGAGTATTTGAGCGTGTTTAAAGATTGGGAAGGCAAAACTTCCTTGATGACCATGCGCCAGTTTCCGACACCGGAAGAGATCGTCTCTACAGGCGCCAGAGGCGTTCTCGCACACTGGAAAACGGAAGTGAAGCGCGGAGTCGGTATCAAGAGAGCGGAAAAGCTCTTTGCGACAGCCGGGATATCCATCGGGCTTACCGAAGGGTTACGAGCTGCGAGACTGGAGCTTCTGAGCTTGCTCGACCAGTATGAGCTTTTCTCTAAACAGGTGGAAACGACCATGAAACAGGTCATGGACATCTTAAGTGAGATACCGGGAACAACGCAGATGTTGAATATCCCAGGCGTTGGCGCGGTTACCGTTGCAGGATTTCTGGCTGAGGTTGGCGATTTGAGTCATTACGACCACGGACAACAAATCATCCGATTGGCGGGCTTGAATCTAAAAGAAAATAGTTCTGGTAAGCGTAAGGGTAAAACTGGCATTACCAAGCGTGGACGATCTCGACTAAGAGCCCTATTGTTCCGTTGCGTCATGCCAATGGTAGCTAAGAATGAGGAGTTCAAGGCCCTTCACAAGTATTTCACAACACGAAGTCAAAATCCGCTGAAGAAAAAACAGTCGCTCATCGCGCTCTGCGGCAAACTGATACGCGTCCTGCACACGCTGGGGACGAAGGAAATAGAGTACAACGCAAACGAAGTTCTTGGTCCTGTACGACAAGCGCAGTTACAACAGATTGCAGCTTAG
- a CDS encoding VOC family protein, which yields MAIRAKQIFVNLPVQDLKKSVEFFTKVGFEFDANFTDESATCMIIGENIYVMLLVEERFQSFISKKISNAADTTEVIVALSVDSREQVDVIVQAALDAGAKPSNEPQDHGFMYGWSFQDLDDHLWEVSYMDLSAFPSE from the coding sequence GTGGCTATTCGTGCTAAGCAGATTTTTGTCAATTTACCTGTTCAAGATTTGAAGAAATCCGTTGAGTTTTTTACCAAGGTGGGGTTTGAGTTTGACGCCAATTTTACGGACGAGTCTGCTACTTGTATGATCATCGGGGAAAATATTTATGTCATGCTTCTGGTGGAGGAACGCTTCCAATCCTTCATTTCGAAAAAAATCTCCAATGCTGCCGATACAACCGAAGTTATCGTTGCCCTGTCTGTAGATAGCCGTGAGCAGGTAGATGTGATTGTACAAGCTGCCCTAGATGCAGGAGCGAAGCCATCCAATGAACCGCAGGATCACGGATTCATGTACGGATGGAGTTTTCAGGATCTGGATGATCATCTGTGGGAAGTCTCCTATATGGATCTAAGTGCTTTTCCTTCGGAGTAA
- a CDS encoding GyrI-like domain-containing protein, whose amino-acid sequence MNVNEHVIQQQSLTFVGIKRTFSCVGGENLREIPKMWQDALADGIEELLNGFNNGAIPGLVGICVDQRELKDNQMEYWIATSRSGEVPEGLVSIELPASHWVVFEADELKPEAIQRLWHHIMREWFPSTTYKHAGIPELEVYKGHGTPPQVWIPVKSV is encoded by the coding sequence ATGAATGTGAATGAACATGTGATCCAACAACAGTCCCTTACCTTTGTGGGCATCAAACGAACGTTCTCTTGTGTGGGTGGAGAGAATTTAAGAGAAATTCCTAAGATGTGGCAGGATGCTTTGGCAGACGGCATTGAGGAACTTTTAAACGGGTTCAATAACGGAGCTATTCCCGGTCTGGTGGGCATCTGTGTAGATCAGAGAGAGCTGAAGGACAATCAAATGGAGTATTGGATTGCTACCTCTCGCTCAGGTGAAGTGCCTGAAGGTTTGGTGTCCATCGAACTTCCCGCGTCCCATTGGGTTGTATTTGAAGCGGATGAATTAAAGCCGGAGGCGATACAACGGTTGTGGCACCATATTATGAGAGAGTGGTTTCCTTCCACTACATATAAGCATGCAGGGATTCCGGAACTTGAAGTGTACAAAGGTCACGGCACACCTCCCCAAGTCTGGATACCTGTAAAATCTGTGTGA